One genomic segment of Erythrolamprus reginae isolate rEryReg1 chromosome 2, rEryReg1.hap1, whole genome shotgun sequence includes these proteins:
- the SMARCC2 gene encoding SWI/SNF complex subunit SMARCC2 isoform X2 — translation MAVRKKDGGPNVKYYEASDTVSQFDSTRVWLGKNYKKYIQAEPPTNKSLSNLVVQLLQFQEEVFGKHVSNAPLTKLPIKCFLDFKAGGALCHILAAAYKFKSDQGWRRFDFQNPSRMDRNVEMFMTIEKSLVQNNCLSRPNIYLHPDIDPKLQAKLKDIVKRHQGTITEDKSNASHIAFPVPGSLEEEEWVRPIMKRDKQVLLHWGYYPDSYDTWIPASEIEAPVEDAPTPEKPRKVHGKWILDTDSFNEWMNEEDYEVSDEKSPVSRRKKISAKTLTDEVNSPDSDRRDKKGGNYKKRKRSPSPSPTPEAKKKNAKKGPSTPYTKSKRGHREEEQEDLTKDMDEPSPVPNVEEVTLPKTVNTKKDSESAPVKGGTMTDLDEPEDENMEAAGKDEEENNAGNKGEQTKNPDLHEDNVTEQTHHIIIPSYAAWFDYNSVHAIERRALPEFFNGKNKSKTPEIYLAYRNFMIDTYRLNPQEYLTSTACRRNLAGDVCAIMRVHAFLEQWGLINYQVDAESRPTPMGPPPTSHFHVLADTPSGLVPLQPKTPQGRQSDSDTKTGRKGKEIEDLVTETVKGKPELQTTASQQMLNFPDKSKEKPPDMQNFGLRTDMYTKKNVPSKSKAAASATREWTEQETLLLLEALEMYKDDWNKVSEHVGSRTQDECILHFLRLPIEDPYLEDSEASLGPLAYQPIPFSQSGNPVMSTVAFLASVVDPRVASAAAKSALEEFSKMKEEVPTALVEAHVRKVEEAAKVTGKADPAFGLESSGIAGTTSDELERIGEGGERSAFRASTREAPSLDLAQYAVGTKKVAETQENRAGLASGLELTLNRMAQENCPDENRSEPQPSEEKKELKEQREGVLEEEAKEKLGEVPRKEEDKSKEADSEKEIDKSDGDTLADGEKEKEPKDGQEEGPKDLAEAEGEQKTKVERDIGEGNLSTAAAAALAAAAVKAKHLAAVEERKIKSLVALLVETQMKKLEIKLRHFEELETIMDREREALEYQRQQLLADRQAFHMEQLKYAEMRARQQHFQQMHQQQQQQQQPPPPPALSVGSQPLSSSGAPLAPTAHSMPISQTPVPAASTVVPPSSMAPAEQIGQSVSVQPQQSATAAPQTAPSQTGQPSTASHAQPPYPSQQQSTQILPGAVPASVHPAMAGNIPSALPFGMPASIPFSMASNVTESIGINFPANPPIHPVHGNLACSMANPPIINVSSALHPPATPLPHGSAAAQSPAIVAAMQGNLLPNAGLGSDQGPSLPPDSIAPSPSTAMPVPPSQ, via the exons ATGGCGGTGCGGAAGAAGGACGGCGGCCCCAACGTCAAATACTACGAGGCCTCGGACACCGTCAGTCAGTTCGACAGCACGCGGGTCTGGCTGGGCAAGAACTACAAGAAG tacATTCAAGCAGAACCCCCTACCAATAAATCATTATCCAACCTAGTGGTACAGCTGCTGCAATTCCAAGAGGAGGTATTTGGGAAGCATGTCAGCAATGCACCACTCACAAAGTTGCCA ATTAAATGTTTCTTAGATTTCAAAGCTGGTGGTGCCCTATGTCACATTCTTGCAGCAGCTTATAAATTCAAGAGTGACCAAGGATG gCGACGTTTTGATTTCCAGAATCCCTCACGGATGGACCGAAATGTGGAGATGTTCATGACTATTGAAAAATCTCTTGTACAG aaCAATTGTCTTTCCCGTCCTAACATTTATCTGCATCCAGATATTGACCCCAAATTGCAAGCAAAGCTGAAAGACATTGTCAAACGACATCAG gGAACTATAACTGAAGATAAGAGCAATGCCTCCCATATTGCCTTCCCTGTTCCTGGTAGCTTGGAAGAAG aaGAATGGGTTCGTCCAATCATGAAGAGAGACAAGCAAGTTCTTCTTCATTGGGGCTACTATCCTGACAG CTATGACACTTGGATCCCAGCCAGTGAAATTGAAGCCCCTGTGGAGGATGCCCCCACACCAGAGAAACCCCGTAAG GTTCATGGAAAGTGGATACTAGACACAGACAGTtttaatgaatggatgaatgaagaaGACTATGAGGTCAGTGATGAGAAGAGCCCTGtctccaggagaaagaaaatCTCTGCCAAGACTCTCACTGATgag GTTAACAGTCCTGATTCGGACCGAAGGGACAAGAAGGGGGGGAATTATAAAAAGCGGAAAcgttccccttctccttctcctactccagaagcaaagaagaaaaatgcCAAGAAAGG GCCTTCTACACCCTACACCAAATCCAAACGTGGTCACCGTGAGGAAGAACAAGAAGATCTCACAAAAGACATGGATGAACCTTCTCCTGTCCCTAATGTTGAAGAAGTCACATTGCCCAAAACAG TCAACACGAAGAAAGATTCTGAATCTGCTCCTGTGAAAGGGGGTACCATGACTGATTTGG ATGAACCAGAGGATGAGAACATGGAGGCGGCAGGCAAG GATGAAGAGGAGAATAATGCTGGGAACAAAGGAGAGCAGACCAAGAACCCCGACCTGCATGAAGACAATGTGACCGAGCAAACCCATCACATTATCATCCCCAGTTATGCAGCCTGGTTTGACTACAACAG TGTCCATGCTATTGAGAGGAGAGCCCTTCCTGAATTTTTCAATGGCAAGAACAAGTCAAAGACGCCAGAAAT CTACTTGGCTTACCGCAATTTCATGATTGACACATACCGGCTTAATCCTCAGGAATACCTGACTTCCACTGCATGTCGTCGGAACCTGGCTGGTGATGTCTGTGCCATCATGAG AGTCCATGCCTTCCTAGAACAGTGGGGACTCATCAATTACCAAGTAGATGCTGAGAGTCGACCAACACCGATGGGACCACCACCTACTTCTCATTTCCATGTTCTGGCTGATACGCCTTCAGGATTGGTGCCACTGCAGCCCAAAACTCCCCAG GGTCGTCAGAGTGATAGCGATACCAAGACTGGACGAAAGGGCAAAGAGATTGAAGATCTTGTCACAGAGACAGTGAAAGGGAAACCGGAGCTG CAAACCACAGCTTCCCAGCAGATGTTAAATTTCCCAGACAAGAGCAAGGAGAAGCCACCGGATATGCAAAACTTTGGACTCCGCACTGACATGTACACAAAGAAGAATGTCCCTTCTAAG AGCAAAGCTGCTGCCAGTGCTACTCGTGAATGGACAGAACAGGAGACTCTGTTGCTGCTGGAG GCCCTGGAGATGTATAAAGATGACTGGAACAAAGTGTCCGAGCATGTTGGCAGTCGTACTCAGGATGAATGCATTCTACACTTCCTGCGTCTCCCCATAGAAGACCCTTACTTGGAAGATTCTGAAGCCTCTCTTGGACCCCTGGCCTACCAGCCGATCCCCTTCAGCCAGTCAGGCAATCCAGTCATGAGCACGGTGGCCTTCCTGGCTTCGGTTGTGGATCCCCGCGTGGCATCTGCAGCAGCCAAGTCAGCTTTAG AGGAATTCTCCAAGATGAAAGAAGAGGTGCCTACAGCCCTGGTAGAAGCTCATGTTCGCAAAGTGGAGGAAGCTGCTAAGGTGACAGGCAAGGCAGACCCGGCATTTGGTCTGGAGAGCAGCGGAATTGCAGGAACCACATCCGATGAGCTGGAGAGAATAGGTGAGGGGGGCGAGCGGAGCGCCTTCCGCGCTTCAACCCGTGAAGCGCCCTCGTTGGACCTCGCCCAGTATGCGGTGGGGACTAAGAAGGTGGCCGAGACGCAAGAGAACAGAGCTGGCTTGGCTTCCGGACTGGAGCTCACACTCAATCGCATGGCACAGG AGAACTGCCCAGATGAAAACCGGTCAGAACCTCAGCCATCTGAAGAGAAGAAGGAGCTGAAG GAACAAAGGGAAGGAGTTCTCGAGGAAGAAGCTAAGGAGAAACTTGGAGAAGTGCCCAGGAAGGAGGAGGATAAAAGCAAGGAGGCTGACAGTGAAAAAGAAATAGACAAGAGTGATGGGGACACTTTGG ctgatggagaaaaagaaaaagagccaAAGGATGGCCAGGAAGAGGGACCCAAGGACCTTGCAGAAGCTGAGGGTGAGCAGAAGACCAAAGTGGAGAGGGACATTGGTGAAGGTAACCTCTCCACTGCAGCGGCTGCTGCTTTGGCTGCTGCAGCAGTAAAGGCGAAG CATTTGGCAGCAGTAGAGGAGCGTAAAATCAAGTCGCTTGTTGCGTTGCTGGTGGAGACCCAGATGAAGAAGCTTGAGATCAAATTGAGGCACTTTGAAGAGCTGGAGACCATCATGGATCGGGAGCGCGAGGCA CTGGAGTACCAGAGGCAGCAGCTTCTGGCTGATCGTCAGGCCTTCCATATGGAGCAGTTGAAATATGCTGAAATGCGTGCTCGACAGCAGCATTTTCAGCAAatgcaccagcagcagcagcagcaacagcagcctcCACCACCGCCGGCGCTGTCTGTGGGATCACAGCCCCTTTCTTCTTCAGGAGCTCCTCTGGCACCTACCGCTCACTCCATGCCCATCTCCCAAACACCTGTTCCAGCTGCCAGCACAGTAGTACCACCCAGCAGTATGGCGCCAGCAGAACAGATTGGGCAGTCTGTGTCAGTTCAGCCACAGCAGTCGGCAACTGCCGCTCCTCAGACTGCTCCAAGTCAGACTGGACAGCCTTCCACCGCTTCCCATG CCCAGCCTCCGTACCCCAGCCAACAACAATCAACCCAGATTCTCCCAGGGGCGGTCCCAGCAAGCGTTCACCCCGCCATGGCTGGTAATATCCCCTCAGCTCTGCCTTTTGGAATGCCTGCCTCCATCCCATTTAGCATGGCTAGTAACGTAACAGAATCCATCGGCATTAACTTCCCTGCTAACCCGCCCATCCATCCAGTGCATGGTAACCTTGCGTGCAGCATGGCTAATCCGCCCATCATCAACGTCTCTAGCGCCCTGCATCCTCCTGCCACCCCTCTGCCTCATGGTTCTGCGGCTGCCCAGAGCCCGGCTATTGTGGCAGCAATGCAGGGCAACCTTCTTCCAAATGCTGGTCTTGGATCAG ATCAAGGACCTTCACTGCCACCGGATTCTATCGCTCCCAGCCCCAGCACAGCTATGCCAGTCCCGCCCTCACAGTGA
- the SMARCC2 gene encoding SWI/SNF complex subunit SMARCC2 isoform X3, whose amino-acid sequence MAVRKKDGGPNVKYYEASDTVSQFDSTRVWLGKNYKKYIQAEPPTNKSLSNLVVQLLQFQEEVFGKHVSNAPLTKLPIKCFLDFKAGGALCHILAAAYKFKSDQGWRRFDFQNPSRMDRNVEMFMTIEKSLVQNNCLSRPNIYLHPDIDPKLQAKLKDIVKRHQGTITEDKSNASHIAFPVPGSLEEEEWVRPIMKRDKQVLLHWGYYPDSYDTWIPASEIEAPVEDAPTPEKPRKVHGKWILDTDSFNEWMNEEDYEVSDEKSPVSRRKKISAKTLTDEVNSPDSDRRDKKGGNYKKRKRSPSPSPTPEAKKKNAKKGPSTPYTKSKRGHREEEQEDLTKDMDEPSPVPNVEEVTLPKTVNTKKDSESAPVKGGTMTDLDEPEDENMEAAGKDEEENNAGNKGEQTKNPDLHEDNVTEQTHHIIIPSYAAWFDYNSVHAIERRALPEFFNGKNKSKTPEIYLAYRNFMIDTYRLNPQEYLTSTACRRNLAGDVCAIMRVHAFLEQWGLINYQVDAESRPTPMGPPPTSHFHVLADTPSGLVPLQPKTPQQTTASQQMLNFPDKSKEKPPDMQNFGLRTDMYTKKNVPSKSKAAASATREWTEQETLLLLEALEMYKDDWNKVSEHVGSRTQDECILHFLRLPIEDPYLEDSEASLGPLAYQPIPFSQSGNPVMSTVAFLASVVDPRVASAAAKSALEEFSKMKEEVPTALVEAHVRKVEEAAKVTGKADPAFGLESSGIAGTTSDELERIGEGGERSAFRASTREAPSLDLAQYAVGTKKVAETQENRAGLASGLELTLNRMAQEENCPDENRSEPQPSEEKKELKEQREGVLEEEAKEKLGEVPRKEEDKSKEADSEKEIDKSDGDTLADGEKEKEPKDGQEEGPKDLAEAEGEQKTKVERDIGEGNLSTAAAAALAAAAVKAKHLAAVEERKIKSLVALLVETQMKKLEIKLRHFEELETIMDREREALEYQRQQLLADRQAFHMEQLKYAEMRARQQHFQQMHQQQQQQQQPPPPPALSVGSQPLSSSGAPLAPTAHSMPISQTPVPAASTVVPPSSMAPAEQIGQSVSVQPQQSATAAPQTAPSQTGQPSTASHAQPPYPSQQQSTQILPGAVPASVHPAMAGNIPSALPFGMPASIPFSMASNVTESIGINFPANPPIHPVHGNLACSMANPPIINVSSALHPPATPLPHGSAAAQSPAIVAAMQGNLLPNAGLGSDQGPSLPPDSIAPSPSTAMPVPPSQ is encoded by the exons ATGGCGGTGCGGAAGAAGGACGGCGGCCCCAACGTCAAATACTACGAGGCCTCGGACACCGTCAGTCAGTTCGACAGCACGCGGGTCTGGCTGGGCAAGAACTACAAGAAG tacATTCAAGCAGAACCCCCTACCAATAAATCATTATCCAACCTAGTGGTACAGCTGCTGCAATTCCAAGAGGAGGTATTTGGGAAGCATGTCAGCAATGCACCACTCACAAAGTTGCCA ATTAAATGTTTCTTAGATTTCAAAGCTGGTGGTGCCCTATGTCACATTCTTGCAGCAGCTTATAAATTCAAGAGTGACCAAGGATG gCGACGTTTTGATTTCCAGAATCCCTCACGGATGGACCGAAATGTGGAGATGTTCATGACTATTGAAAAATCTCTTGTACAG aaCAATTGTCTTTCCCGTCCTAACATTTATCTGCATCCAGATATTGACCCCAAATTGCAAGCAAAGCTGAAAGACATTGTCAAACGACATCAG gGAACTATAACTGAAGATAAGAGCAATGCCTCCCATATTGCCTTCCCTGTTCCTGGTAGCTTGGAAGAAG aaGAATGGGTTCGTCCAATCATGAAGAGAGACAAGCAAGTTCTTCTTCATTGGGGCTACTATCCTGACAG CTATGACACTTGGATCCCAGCCAGTGAAATTGAAGCCCCTGTGGAGGATGCCCCCACACCAGAGAAACCCCGTAAG GTTCATGGAAAGTGGATACTAGACACAGACAGTtttaatgaatggatgaatgaagaaGACTATGAGGTCAGTGATGAGAAGAGCCCTGtctccaggagaaagaaaatCTCTGCCAAGACTCTCACTGATgag GTTAACAGTCCTGATTCGGACCGAAGGGACAAGAAGGGGGGGAATTATAAAAAGCGGAAAcgttccccttctccttctcctactccagaagcaaagaagaaaaatgcCAAGAAAGG GCCTTCTACACCCTACACCAAATCCAAACGTGGTCACCGTGAGGAAGAACAAGAAGATCTCACAAAAGACATGGATGAACCTTCTCCTGTCCCTAATGTTGAAGAAGTCACATTGCCCAAAACAG TCAACACGAAGAAAGATTCTGAATCTGCTCCTGTGAAAGGGGGTACCATGACTGATTTGG ATGAACCAGAGGATGAGAACATGGAGGCGGCAGGCAAG GATGAAGAGGAGAATAATGCTGGGAACAAAGGAGAGCAGACCAAGAACCCCGACCTGCATGAAGACAATGTGACCGAGCAAACCCATCACATTATCATCCCCAGTTATGCAGCCTGGTTTGACTACAACAG TGTCCATGCTATTGAGAGGAGAGCCCTTCCTGAATTTTTCAATGGCAAGAACAAGTCAAAGACGCCAGAAAT CTACTTGGCTTACCGCAATTTCATGATTGACACATACCGGCTTAATCCTCAGGAATACCTGACTTCCACTGCATGTCGTCGGAACCTGGCTGGTGATGTCTGTGCCATCATGAG AGTCCATGCCTTCCTAGAACAGTGGGGACTCATCAATTACCAAGTAGATGCTGAGAGTCGACCAACACCGATGGGACCACCACCTACTTCTCATTTCCATGTTCTGGCTGATACGCCTTCAGGATTGGTGCCACTGCAGCCCAAAACTCCCCAG CAAACCACAGCTTCCCAGCAGATGTTAAATTTCCCAGACAAGAGCAAGGAGAAGCCACCGGATATGCAAAACTTTGGACTCCGCACTGACATGTACACAAAGAAGAATGTCCCTTCTAAG AGCAAAGCTGCTGCCAGTGCTACTCGTGAATGGACAGAACAGGAGACTCTGTTGCTGCTGGAG GCCCTGGAGATGTATAAAGATGACTGGAACAAAGTGTCCGAGCATGTTGGCAGTCGTACTCAGGATGAATGCATTCTACACTTCCTGCGTCTCCCCATAGAAGACCCTTACTTGGAAGATTCTGAAGCCTCTCTTGGACCCCTGGCCTACCAGCCGATCCCCTTCAGCCAGTCAGGCAATCCAGTCATGAGCACGGTGGCCTTCCTGGCTTCGGTTGTGGATCCCCGCGTGGCATCTGCAGCAGCCAAGTCAGCTTTAG AGGAATTCTCCAAGATGAAAGAAGAGGTGCCTACAGCCCTGGTAGAAGCTCATGTTCGCAAAGTGGAGGAAGCTGCTAAGGTGACAGGCAAGGCAGACCCGGCATTTGGTCTGGAGAGCAGCGGAATTGCAGGAACCACATCCGATGAGCTGGAGAGAATAGGTGAGGGGGGCGAGCGGAGCGCCTTCCGCGCTTCAACCCGTGAAGCGCCCTCGTTGGACCTCGCCCAGTATGCGGTGGGGACTAAGAAGGTGGCCGAGACGCAAGAGAACAGAGCTGGCTTGGCTTCCGGACTGGAGCTCACACTCAATCGCATGGCACAGG AAGAGAACTGCCCAGATGAAAACCGGTCAGAACCTCAGCCATCTGAAGAGAAGAAGGAGCTGAAG GAACAAAGGGAAGGAGTTCTCGAGGAAGAAGCTAAGGAGAAACTTGGAGAAGTGCCCAGGAAGGAGGAGGATAAAAGCAAGGAGGCTGACAGTGAAAAAGAAATAGACAAGAGTGATGGGGACACTTTGG ctgatggagaaaaagaaaaagagccaAAGGATGGCCAGGAAGAGGGACCCAAGGACCTTGCAGAAGCTGAGGGTGAGCAGAAGACCAAAGTGGAGAGGGACATTGGTGAAGGTAACCTCTCCACTGCAGCGGCTGCTGCTTTGGCTGCTGCAGCAGTAAAGGCGAAG CATTTGGCAGCAGTAGAGGAGCGTAAAATCAAGTCGCTTGTTGCGTTGCTGGTGGAGACCCAGATGAAGAAGCTTGAGATCAAATTGAGGCACTTTGAAGAGCTGGAGACCATCATGGATCGGGAGCGCGAGGCA CTGGAGTACCAGAGGCAGCAGCTTCTGGCTGATCGTCAGGCCTTCCATATGGAGCAGTTGAAATATGCTGAAATGCGTGCTCGACAGCAGCATTTTCAGCAAatgcaccagcagcagcagcagcaacagcagcctcCACCACCGCCGGCGCTGTCTGTGGGATCACAGCCCCTTTCTTCTTCAGGAGCTCCTCTGGCACCTACCGCTCACTCCATGCCCATCTCCCAAACACCTGTTCCAGCTGCCAGCACAGTAGTACCACCCAGCAGTATGGCGCCAGCAGAACAGATTGGGCAGTCTGTGTCAGTTCAGCCACAGCAGTCGGCAACTGCCGCTCCTCAGACTGCTCCAAGTCAGACTGGACAGCCTTCCACCGCTTCCCATG CCCAGCCTCCGTACCCCAGCCAACAACAATCAACCCAGATTCTCCCAGGGGCGGTCCCAGCAAGCGTTCACCCCGCCATGGCTGGTAATATCCCCTCAGCTCTGCCTTTTGGAATGCCTGCCTCCATCCCATTTAGCATGGCTAGTAACGTAACAGAATCCATCGGCATTAACTTCCCTGCTAACCCGCCCATCCATCCAGTGCATGGTAACCTTGCGTGCAGCATGGCTAATCCGCCCATCATCAACGTCTCTAGCGCCCTGCATCCTCCTGCCACCCCTCTGCCTCATGGTTCTGCGGCTGCCCAGAGCCCGGCTATTGTGGCAGCAATGCAGGGCAACCTTCTTCCAAATGCTGGTCTTGGATCAG ATCAAGGACCTTCACTGCCACCGGATTCTATCGCTCCCAGCCCCAGCACAGCTATGCCAGTCCCGCCCTCACAGTGA